One stretch of Aquimarina sp. Aq107 DNA includes these proteins:
- the tssD gene encoding type VI secretion system tube protein TssD — protein MSFKAKLKVGGNEYNVLNCNYGLAQETDATGRPSSVTRGGMITIEVESTSDTSLSDWMFNNFEMRSGSIVFLKRDTEATSKELNFTDAYAVKYMENFDAKGSNPMTEKITISAREIGIGNGEHTNEWV, from the coding sequence ATGTCTTTTAAAGCAAAATTAAAAGTTGGAGGAAATGAGTACAATGTATTAAACTGTAATTATGGTTTAGCTCAAGAAACCGACGCAACAGGACGTCCATCATCTGTAACTAGAGGTGGAATGATTACTATTGAAGTAGAATCTACTTCAGACACTAGCCTTTCTGATTGGATGTTTAACAATTTCGAAATGAGAAGTGGATCTATTGTTTTCTTAAAGAGAGATACAGAAGCTACTTCCAAAGAATTAAATTTTACCGATGCTTATGCAGTAAAGTATATGGAAAATTTTGACGCTAAAGGTTCTAATCCAATGACTGAAAAAATTACCATTTCTGCAAGAGAAATCGGTATTGGAAACGGTGA